In Arvicola amphibius chromosome 1, mArvAmp1.2, whole genome shotgun sequence, one DNA window encodes the following:
- the Bbip1 gene encoding BBSome-interacting protein 1: MAEVKLMFREVLPKQGQLSVEDVTTMVLCKPKLLPLKSLTLEKLEKMQQAAQDTIRQQEMAEKEDRQIAH, translated from the exons ATGGCTGAAGTGAAGTTGATGTTCCGGGAAGTCCTTCCAAAACAAG GGCAGTTGTCTGTAGAAGATGTAACCACAATGGTGCTATGTAAACCCAAGCTTTTGCCCTTAAAATCTCTGACTCTGGAAAAACTGGAGAAAATGCAGCAAGCAGCACAGGATACAATCCGCCAACAAGAAATGGCAGAAAAAGAAGACCGGCAAATAGCCCACTGA